A portion of the Candidatus Woesearchaeota archaeon genome contains these proteins:
- a CDS encoding transcriptional regulator has translation MTHVMPQEIEVWYLLPSIRKALAKSFVHDFQLKQKDAARLLGITEAAVSQYLKDKRGAEINFTIAEKDRIRKTARSIIDDGKNVMKLIYDLCASFRGSKTLCCIHRKHDKSLPKNCRICLGG, from the coding sequence ATGACTCATGTCATGCCTCAGGAGATTGAAGTCTGGTATCTTCTTCCTTCTATCAGGAAAGCCCTTGCCAAGTCATTTGTGCATGATTTCCAGCTCAAGCAGAAGGACGCAGCCCGATTGCTTGGCATCACAGAGGCTGCTGTCTCGCAGTATCTGAAGGACAAAAGGGGCGCGGAGATTAATTTTACGATTGCCGAGAAAGATAGGATAAGGAAGACAGCCCGCAGCATCATTGATGATGGGAAGAATGTGATGAAGCTCATCTATGATCTGTGTGCCAGTTTCAGGGGCTCAAAGACTTTGTGCTGCATCCATAGGAAGCATGATAAGTCCTTGCCTAAGAATTGCAGGATATGCCTGGGTGGTTGA
- a CDS encoding radical SAM protein — translation MLKIKDIKFIEQDGKVKVTVYNLFYKEFNKEELDEIGDYQIKENRISIGNLDDDAASKRFMRFFRRHKTELQFSLNGNKAVYVDEDLGLPLIGLNFLGIVDKGSEMIEVKPITNCNADCSFCSVNEGCSSNKQADFVVDVDYLIAETVKLLEFKGTPVSIWINPHGEPTLYAKLALYCDEMLSHELVSDIHIVTNGVLFNSPLTDCLSDIAERYGKEIKISVSMSGVGVERQEKSKHNKNGFMTSKLMMGSGYNIDVVLKNLNYAKERLPVMITPVWVNGMNDDDIKKLALLGKKLGLEVSIQKFCKNKRGRNPAPEISWDEFFENMKKLEEETGVKLLKPLGKIKETKELPMVCRKGDKVQVQVLCGGRYLNERIGALDGRAISLIGCSKDKGTIKATILQAKHNLYLGKC, via the coding sequence ATGCTAAAAATAAAAGATATTAAGTTCATAGAGCAGGATGGAAAAGTGAAAGTGACAGTGTATAACCTGTTCTACAAAGAATTCAACAAAGAAGAGCTGGATGAGATAGGTGATTACCAAATAAAAGAGAACAGGATAAGCATAGGAAATCTTGATGATGATGCAGCCTCGAAAAGATTCATGCGATTCTTCCGCAGGCATAAGACAGAACTTCAGTTTTCTCTGAATGGGAATAAAGCAGTATATGTCGATGAGGATCTTGGCTTGCCTTTGATTGGACTTAATTTCCTGGGCATTGTTGACAAGGGAAGCGAGATGATAGAGGTCAAGCCCATCACGAACTGCAATGCAGACTGCAGTTTTTGCTCAGTGAATGAAGGCTGTTCCTCCAATAAGCAAGCTGATTTTGTTGTTGATGTTGATTATCTGATTGCTGAGACTGTCAAGCTGCTTGAATTCAAGGGAACACCGGTGAGCATATGGATAAACCCCCACGGAGAGCCCACACTATATGCAAAACTGGCGCTTTATTGCGATGAGATGCTCTCACATGAGCTTGTCTCTGATATACACATCGTGACAAATGGAGTATTGTTCAACTCTCCGCTGACAGACTGCTTATCTGACATTGCAGAGAGATACGGCAAAGAGATAAAGATCTCGGTTTCTATGTCAGGTGTCGGTGTGGAGAGACAGGAGAAGAGCAAGCATAACAAGAACGGCTTCATGACATCAAAACTGATGATGGGCTCTGGCTATAATATTGATGTGGTCCTCAAGAATCTCAATTATGCAAAGGAAAGGCTTCCGGTCATGATAACACCAGTATGGGTCAATGGGATGAATGATGACGACATCAAGAAACTTGCGCTGTTAGGCAAGAAACTCGGCCTTGAGGTGTCTATCCAGAAATTCTGCAAGAACAAACGCGGCAGGAATCCTGCTCCGGAGATCAGCTGGGATGAATTCTTTGAAAACATGAAAAAGCTTGAGGAGGAGACTGGAGTCAAGCTCTTGAAGCCTCTTGGCAAAATAAAGGAGACAAAAGAGCTCCCGATGGTCTGCAGGAAAGGTGATAAGGTGCAGGTGCAGGTCCTGTGCGGGGGGAGATATCTGAATGAGAGAATCGGTGCTCTTGATGGGAGAGCCATCTCTTTGATCGGATGTTCAAAAGACAAAGGGACAATTAAGGCAACAATACTGCAGGCAAAGCATAATCTCTATCTAGGGAAGTGCTAG